One Amycolatopsis thermophila DNA segment encodes these proteins:
- a CDS encoding enoyl-CoA hydratase, producing the protein MTERIVSERRGKVAVVTVDAPHRRNSLTLALSTELGQAVVEAEQDENVHALVVTGTPPAFCAGADLTTLGSAQEEGLRAVYEGFLSVARCSLPTIAAVGGAAVGAGMNLALAADVRLAGPRAKFIPRFLELGLHPGGGFTWMLQRAVGIQRARAMTLFGQSLDAAAAEAAGLTLRTVDGDHDALLEAALELAEPAARAPREVVLATKFSMRQTSTMAEHSRAVDTEIEPQVKSLNSPDFAERLASMQAAITARK; encoded by the coding sequence ATGACCGAACGCATCGTGTCCGAGCGACGGGGCAAGGTCGCCGTCGTCACCGTCGACGCCCCGCACCGGCGGAACTCGCTGACCCTGGCGCTGTCCACCGAGCTCGGGCAGGCCGTCGTCGAGGCCGAACAGGACGAGAACGTGCACGCCCTGGTCGTCACCGGTACCCCGCCGGCGTTCTGCGCGGGTGCCGACCTGACGACGCTGGGCAGCGCCCAGGAGGAGGGCCTGCGGGCGGTCTACGAAGGTTTTCTCAGCGTGGCCCGGTGCTCGCTGCCGACGATCGCGGCGGTCGGCGGGGCCGCGGTCGGCGCCGGGATGAACCTGGCGCTCGCCGCGGACGTCCGCCTCGCCGGGCCGCGGGCGAAGTTCATCCCCCGGTTCCTCGAGCTGGGTCTGCACCCCGGCGGCGGGTTCACGTGGATGCTCCAGCGCGCGGTGGGTATCCAGCGGGCACGGGCGATGACGTTGTTCGGCCAGTCCCTCGACGCGGCGGCGGCCGAGGCGGCCGGGCTGACGTTGCGCACCGTGGACGGAGACCACGACGCGTTGCTGGAGGCGGCACTGGAACTGGCGGAACCGGCGGCGCGGGCGCCCCGCGAGGTCGTCCTCGCCACGAAGTTCTCGATGCGGCAAACCTCGACCATGGCCGAGCATTCCCGCGCAGTGGACACCGAGATCGAACCCCAGGTGAAGTCCCTGAATTCGCCTGACTTCGCCGAACGTCTCGCTTCCATGCAGGCCGCGATCACCGCGCGGAAGTAG
- a CDS encoding 2-oxoacid:ferredoxin oxidoreductase subunit beta — translation MTATDLGLPRLGGLDLVPATDEAQKAKDFKSDQEVRWCPGCGDYVVLNTVQSFLPTLGLKRENIVFVSGIGCSSRFPYYLNTYGMHSIHGRAPAIATGLATTRPDLSVWVVTGDGDALSIGGNHLIHALRRNVNIKILLFNNRIYGLTKGQYSPTSGQGMVTKSTPMGSVDTPFNPVSLALGAEATFVGRALDSDRKGLTEVLTAAAQHRGSALVEIYQNCPIFNDGAFDVLKDADEAAQRIIPLRAGEPIRFGPEAEYGVTPTRWGGFEVGKVAEIGEENLVVHDPTITDTAYAFGLSRLGDQNLNHTPTGIFRQVYRPTYDDQARAQVEQARSAKPADLQALLTGKDTWTVD, via the coding sequence ATGACCGCCACGGATCTCGGTCTCCCCCGGCTCGGTGGCCTGGATTTGGTTCCGGCCACCGACGAGGCCCAGAAGGCGAAGGACTTCAAGTCCGACCAGGAAGTGCGCTGGTGCCCGGGCTGCGGCGACTACGTCGTGCTCAACACCGTGCAGTCGTTCCTGCCCACGCTGGGGCTCAAGCGCGAGAACATCGTGTTCGTCTCCGGCATCGGCTGCTCGTCGCGCTTCCCGTACTACCTCAACACCTACGGGATGCACTCCATCCACGGCCGCGCCCCGGCGATCGCGACCGGCCTGGCCACCACGCGGCCCGACCTGTCGGTGTGGGTGGTCACCGGTGACGGCGACGCGCTGTCCATCGGCGGCAACCACCTGATCCACGCCCTGCGGCGCAACGTGAACATCAAGATCCTGCTGTTCAACAACCGGATCTACGGCCTGACCAAGGGCCAGTACTCGCCGACGTCCGGCCAGGGCATGGTCACCAAGTCGACCCCGATGGGTTCGGTGGACACCCCGTTCAACCCGGTCTCGCTCGCGCTGGGCGCGGAGGCCACCTTCGTCGGGCGCGCGCTGGACAGCGACCGCAAGGGCCTGACCGAGGTGCTGACCGCGGCGGCCCAGCACCGCGGTTCGGCGCTGGTCGAGATCTACCAGAACTGCCCGATCTTCAACGACGGCGCGTTCGACGTGCTCAAGGACGCCGACGAGGCCGCGCAGCGGATCATCCCGCTGCGCGCGGGCGAACCGATCCGCTTCGGACCGGAAGCCGAGTACGGCGTCACGCCGACCCGCTGGGGCGGCTTCGAGGTCGGCAAGGTCGCGGAGATCGGGGAGGAGAACCTGGTCGTCCACGACCCCACCATCACCGACACCGCGTACGCCTTCGGGCTGTCCCGGCTCGGCGACCAGAACCTCAACCACACCCCGACCGGCATCTTCCGCCAGGTGTACCGCCCCACCTACGACGACCAGGCCCGTGCCCAGGTCGAACAGGCCCGCTCCGCCAAGCCGGCGGACCTGCAGGCCCTGCTCACCGGCAAGGACACCTGGACCGTCGACTGA
- a CDS encoding PIG-L deacetylase family protein, with amino-acid sequence MIGLIPERLERIVVLGAHCDDIPIGAGGTLLRMSRPGLRVDALVLSGGGSEREDEERAALAAFCPGADLDVTVLKMPDGRLPAHWGEAKNALEELRSRTDPDLILAPRTDDAHQDHRGLAKLVPTAFRGHLTLGYEIVKWDGDLTTPSAYVPLSGELAEKKVELLQRHYPSQRHRPWYDREAFLGLARVRGIECQARYAEAFHVTKMRLQLEG; translated from the coding sequence GTGATCGGGCTGATCCCGGAGCGGCTCGAGCGGATCGTGGTGCTCGGCGCGCACTGCGACGACATCCCGATCGGCGCGGGCGGCACGTTGTTGCGGATGAGCCGGCCGGGGCTGCGGGTGGACGCGCTGGTGCTCTCCGGCGGCGGCAGCGAGCGCGAGGACGAGGAACGGGCCGCGCTCGCTGCCTTCTGCCCGGGCGCGGACCTCGACGTCACCGTGCTCAAGATGCCGGACGGGCGGCTGCCCGCGCACTGGGGCGAGGCCAAGAACGCCCTGGAGGAACTGCGGTCCCGCACCGATCCGGACCTGATCCTGGCACCCCGCACCGACGACGCGCACCAGGACCACCGCGGCCTCGCGAAGCTGGTGCCGACGGCGTTCCGCGGGCACCTCACCCTCGGCTACGAGATCGTCAAGTGGGACGGCGACCTCACCACACCCTCGGCGTACGTGCCGCTGTCCGGCGAACTCGCCGAGAAAAAGGTCGAATTGCTGCAACGACACTACCCCTCGCAGCGACATCGTCCTTGGTACGACCGGGAAGCCTTCCTCGGGCTGGCCCGCGTCCGGGGCATCGAATGCCAGGCGCGGTACGCGGAGGCCTTCCACGTCACGAAGATGCGTCTCCAGCTGGAGGGCTGA
- a CDS encoding polyprenyl synthetase family protein: MRHRGSTIEELRGSVGLRIADEQLLRTMAAGLDDVEKLLRDTARSEVKAVHDAASHLVEAGGKRFRPMLTLLAGEFGEGNHDDVVIAAAAVELVHLATLYHDDVMDEATMRRGAPSVNARWTNSIAILTGDFLFAHASRLVSDLGTDAARILAETFSELVTGQMRETVGPGEGEDPVDHYLSVIAQKTGSLIATSGRFGAMVSGAKPDAVQAMQRFGDIIGTAFQISDDIIDIASPSHESGKTPGTDLREGVRTLPMLYALADPGTDPRLVELLAGPITEDDLVEEALTLLRASTGLDRAMVTLSDYAQRARAELAPLPAGPAREACESVADYLVARTR, encoded by the coding sequence GTGCGGCACCGGGGTAGCACGATCGAGGAGCTGCGCGGGAGCGTGGGCCTGCGGATCGCCGACGAGCAGCTGCTGCGCACGATGGCCGCCGGCCTGGACGACGTGGAGAAGCTGCTGCGGGACACCGCGCGCAGCGAGGTCAAGGCCGTCCACGACGCGGCGTCGCACCTGGTCGAGGCAGGTGGCAAACGCTTCCGTCCGATGCTGACCCTGCTGGCCGGCGAGTTCGGCGAGGGCAACCACGACGACGTCGTGATCGCCGCGGCCGCCGTCGAGCTGGTGCACCTGGCCACGCTGTACCACGACGACGTCATGGACGAGGCGACCATGCGGCGCGGCGCGCCCAGCGTCAACGCCCGCTGGACCAACAGCATCGCGATCCTCACCGGCGACTTCCTGTTCGCGCACGCGTCGCGCCTGGTGTCCGACCTCGGCACGGACGCCGCCCGCATCCTCGCCGAGACGTTCAGCGAGCTGGTCACCGGCCAGATGCGGGAGACCGTCGGCCCCGGCGAGGGCGAGGACCCGGTGGACCACTACCTCAGCGTCATCGCGCAGAAGACCGGCTCGCTGATCGCGACGTCCGGCCGGTTCGGCGCCATGGTCTCCGGTGCGAAACCGGACGCGGTCCAGGCGATGCAGCGGTTCGGCGACATCATCGGCACCGCGTTCCAGATCTCCGACGACATCATCGACATCGCGTCCCCGTCCCACGAATCGGGCAAGACACCGGGCACCGATCTGCGCGAGGGCGTGCGCACCCTGCCGATGCTGTACGCGCTGGCCGACCCGGGCACCGACCCCCGTCTGGTCGAGCTGCTGGCCGGCCCGATCACCGAGGACGACCTGGTTGAGGAGGCCCTGACCCTGCTGCGGGCCTCGACCGGGCTGGATCGCGCCATGGTCACCCTGTCGGACTACGCTCAGCGCGCGAGGGCAGAGCTTGCCCCCCTGCCGGCCGGGCCCGCGCGGGAAGCCTGCGAATCCGTCGCGGACTACCTCGTCGCGCGAACGCGGTGA
- the ddaH gene encoding dimethylargininase, translating to MTTRVPTTRRYLMCPPRYFAVDYAINPWMDPAQPVSAERAMAQWCELRDTYRRLGHTVEEIEPQRGLPDMVFAANSGTVVDGRVLGARFRAPQRAAEAEHFRRWFVEHGYRDVVMPEFVNEAEGDFAWTGRMLLAGTGFRTDPAAHAEAQEVLGVPVLSLRLTDPRYYHLDTALFVLSEATDTTPAQVAYYPEAFSAGSRRVLARLFPDAVLATGADAACFGLNGVSDGRNVVLPVEATALAERLVVRGYEPVLVDISELRKAGGGPKCCTLEIRK from the coding sequence ATGACGACCCGGGTACCGACCACCCGCCGATACCTCATGTGCCCGCCCCGGTACTTCGCCGTCGACTACGCGATCAACCCGTGGATGGACCCCGCGCAGCCGGTCAGCGCCGAGCGCGCGATGGCGCAGTGGTGCGAGCTGCGCGACACCTACCGCCGTCTCGGGCACACGGTCGAGGAGATCGAGCCGCAGCGCGGGCTGCCGGACATGGTGTTCGCGGCGAACTCGGGCACGGTCGTCGACGGCCGGGTCCTGGGCGCCCGCTTCCGCGCCCCGCAGCGCGCCGCCGAGGCCGAGCACTTCCGGCGCTGGTTCGTCGAGCACGGCTACCGGGACGTCGTCATGCCGGAGTTCGTGAACGAGGCCGAGGGCGACTTCGCCTGGACCGGCCGGATGCTCCTCGCGGGCACGGGCTTCCGCACCGACCCGGCCGCGCACGCGGAGGCGCAGGAGGTGCTCGGCGTGCCGGTGCTGTCGCTGCGGCTGACCGACCCGCGTTACTACCACCTCGACACGGCGTTGTTCGTGCTCAGCGAGGCGACCGACACCACTCCGGCGCAGGTCGCGTACTACCCCGAGGCGTTCTCCGCCGGATCGCGGCGCGTCCTGGCGCGCCTGTTCCCGGACGCCGTGCTCGCGACCGGGGCCGACGCGGCCTGCTTCGGCCTCAACGGCGTGTCCGACGGGCGCAACGTCGTGCTCCCGGTGGAGGCGACCGCCCTGGCCGAGCGGCTCGTGGTGCGCGGGTACGAACCGGTGCTCGTCGACATCTCGGAACTGCGCAAGGCGGGCGGTGGACCGAAGTGCTGCACGCTGGAGATCCGCAAGTAG
- a CDS encoding sunset domain-containing protein, translated as MSLFGQVWLWSAAAFVVGVLLTWLFLARPAQARSRHLERRLLAAQSAPAAQPTRTFERDPEPVSAPVARKDTSAEPSPAEEHHAPPSWLERDSLAGRSYQPGSEIDDDSLFDTEPEPEDEPEYRGTGAPEPEAHGAATAEATTVFNAFGRERTGEAGSLFERDQAGEAGSLFERDQAGEARSLFEREPAEERGSLFEPGPDASAAGAEGERTAGRGSLFSRDDAPEPERGSLFDPDHAPEPARSPESAFTPFAAPEEEPPAYAFGADEQQPHADDEAATETTQVLPRRQPRRSAHAFDPPRPVQPSMRTVERREPTQSEEGGRSGSLFEPGPRAANAPAPPPARSHGDASVPPGPFGPGSAMPRPGGGAPSAEFVVKASVTALRYCTADSPQYGRMVAEVWFRSAEDAERVGFRPL; from the coding sequence ATGTCCCTCTTCGGACAGGTCTGGCTGTGGAGCGCGGCGGCATTCGTGGTCGGGGTGCTGCTGACCTGGTTGTTCCTGGCACGACCGGCCCAGGCGAGAAGCAGGCACCTGGAGCGCAGACTCCTCGCCGCGCAGAGCGCGCCTGCCGCACAGCCGACGCGCACCTTCGAACGCGACCCGGAGCCGGTGTCCGCGCCGGTCGCCCGGAAGGACACGTCCGCCGAGCCTTCGCCCGCCGAGGAGCACCACGCGCCACCGTCGTGGCTGGAGCGGGACAGCCTCGCCGGGCGGTCGTACCAGCCGGGGTCGGAGATCGACGACGACTCGCTGTTCGACACGGAACCCGAGCCCGAGGACGAGCCGGAGTACCGCGGGACGGGTGCCCCGGAGCCGGAGGCGCACGGAGCGGCGACGGCCGAGGCGACCACCGTGTTCAACGCGTTCGGGCGGGAGCGGACGGGTGAGGCCGGGTCGCTGTTCGAACGCGACCAGGCGGGCGAGGCCGGGTCGCTGTTCGAACGCGACCAGGCGGGCGAGGCCAGGTCGCTGTTCGAGCGTGAGCCGGCTGAGGAGCGGGGTTCGCTGTTCGAGCCGGGGCCGGACGCGTCGGCCGCCGGGGCCGAGGGCGAGCGGACCGCCGGGCGGGGGTCGCTGTTCAGCCGGGACGACGCGCCCGAGCCGGAGCGCGGGTCGCTGTTCGACCCGGATCACGCGCCCGAGCCGGCGCGGTCGCCCGAGTCGGCCTTCACGCCGTTCGCCGCGCCCGAGGAGGAGCCGCCGGCGTACGCGTTCGGCGCCGACGAGCAGCAGCCGCACGCCGACGACGAGGCGGCCACGGAGACCACGCAGGTCCTGCCGAGGCGGCAGCCGCGACGCTCGGCGCACGCGTTCGACCCGCCGCGGCCGGTGCAGCCGTCCATGCGGACCGTCGAGCGCCGCGAACCGACCCAGTCCGAGGAGGGTGGGCGCAGCGGCTCGCTGTTCGAGCCCGGCCCGAGGGCGGCCAACGCCCCGGCGCCGCCGCCCGCGCGCAGCCACGGGGACGCCTCCGTGCCGCCGGGTCCGTTCGGCCCGGGTTCGGCCATGCCCCGGCCCGGGGGCGGCGCGCCGTCCGCGGAGTTCGTGGTGAAGGCGAGTGTGACCGCGTTGCGCTACTGCACCGCCGACTCGCCCCAGTACGGGCGGATGGTCGCCGAGGTGTGGTTCCGCTCGGCGGAGGACGCCGAGCGGGTCGGCTTCCGCCCGTTGTAG
- a CDS encoding Lrp/AsnC family transcriptional regulator yields MNTLDQQIVSCLVTNARASYAEIGKVVGLSAPAVKRRVDRLLETGVLRGFTAVVDPEALGWGTEAFVEVHCRGNISPARIRARLEPLPEVVAAYTVTGAADAIVHLRAADIHQLETALERLRGLEIIDRTVSTVVLSRLLERPPNPAT; encoded by the coding sequence GTGAACACGCTCGACCAGCAGATCGTTTCGTGCCTCGTCACGAACGCGCGTGCCAGCTACGCCGAGATCGGGAAGGTCGTCGGACTGTCCGCACCCGCGGTCAAACGGCGGGTCGACCGGCTGCTGGAGACCGGGGTGCTGCGCGGCTTCACCGCGGTCGTCGACCCGGAGGCCCTCGGCTGGGGCACCGAGGCGTTCGTCGAGGTGCACTGCCGCGGCAACATCTCGCCGGCCCGCATCCGGGCCCGGCTGGAACCGCTGCCCGAGGTGGTCGCCGCCTACACGGTCACCGGCGCCGCGGACGCGATCGTGCACCTGCGCGCCGCCGACATCCACCAGCTGGAGACGGCACTGGAGCGCCTGCGCGGGCTCGAGATCATCGACCGGACCGTGTCGACGGTGGTGCTGTCCCGGCTCCTTGAGCGCCCGCCGAACCCCGCGACATGA
- a CDS encoding class I SAM-dependent methyltransferase, whose amino-acid sequence MTTCRLCGSTHLASVVDLGATPPCEAFLTAEQVDESENTFPLHLRVCTDCWLAQIPPLITPEDTFTEYAYFSSYSQSWVDHAGRFVAGAVERLGLDRGSFVVEVASNDGYLLKHVVAQGIRCLGVEPSVNVGQAAREAGVPTLTAFLGPETGASVREQYGPANLVVANNVYAHIPDVIGFTKGLRALAADDGWVSIEVQHLLTLIEKTQYDTIYHEHFQYYTVASAQRALASGGLSLVDVELLPTHGGSIRLWARPAEAAGEPSRRMLDVLAREKAAGLHELSGYTEFAARVARVGRDLLRFLIDAADDGLTVAGYGAPGKGNTLLNHCGIRPDLLAYTVDRNPYKHGRFTPGTRIPVLPPDRIAADRPDYVLVLPWNLRDELTQQLSYVGEWGGKLVFPIPHLEIVEVNPT is encoded by the coding sequence ATGACAACGTGCCGACTCTGCGGTTCCACGCACCTGGCCAGTGTCGTCGATCTCGGTGCGACGCCACCGTGCGAGGCGTTCCTGACCGCGGAACAAGTGGACGAGTCGGAAAATACCTTTCCGTTGCACCTGCGGGTGTGCACGGATTGCTGGCTCGCGCAGATTCCGCCGTTGATCACGCCCGAGGACACGTTCACCGAATACGCGTATTTTTCGTCGTATTCGCAGTCCTGGGTGGACCACGCCGGCAGGTTCGTCGCCGGCGCGGTGGAACGGCTGGGCCTGGATCGCGGCTCGTTCGTCGTCGAGGTCGCCAGCAACGACGGTTATCTGCTCAAACACGTTGTGGCACAGGGCATCCGCTGCCTGGGCGTGGAACCTTCGGTGAACGTGGGTCAAGCGGCCCGGGAGGCCGGGGTGCCGACCCTGACCGCGTTCCTCGGACCCGAGACCGGCGCGTCCGTGCGCGAGCAGTACGGGCCGGCGAACCTGGTGGTCGCCAACAACGTCTACGCGCACATCCCGGACGTCATCGGGTTCACCAAGGGCCTGCGCGCGCTCGCCGCCGACGACGGGTGGGTGTCGATCGAGGTGCAGCACCTGCTCACGCTCATCGAGAAGACCCAGTACGACACGATCTACCACGAGCACTTCCAGTACTACACCGTGGCTTCGGCGCAGCGGGCGCTCGCCTCCGGCGGACTGTCGCTTGTGGACGTCGAGCTGCTGCCGACGCACGGTGGGTCGATCCGCCTGTGGGCCCGGCCCGCCGAGGCCGCCGGTGAACCGAGCCGGCGCATGCTCGACGTGCTGGCCCGCGAGAAGGCGGCCGGGCTGCACGAGCTGTCCGGCTACACCGAGTTCGCCGCGCGGGTCGCCCGGGTGGGCCGGGACCTGTTGCGGTTCCTCATCGACGCGGCCGACGACGGTCTGACCGTGGCCGGCTACGGCGCGCCGGGCAAGGGCAACACCCTGCTCAACCACTGCGGAATCCGGCCGGACCTGCTCGCTTACACGGTCGACCGCAACCCCTACAAGCACGGCCGGTTCACACCCGGCACGCGGATCCCCGTCCTGCCGCCGGATCGCATCGCGGCGGACCGGCCGGACTACGTCCTCGTCCTGCCCTGGAACCTGCGGGACGAACTGACCCAGCAGCTGTCCTACGTCGGGGAATGGGGCGGCAAGCTCGTCTTTCCCATACCCCACCTGGAAATCGTCGAGGTGAACCCAACGTGA
- a CDS encoding sugar phosphate nucleotidyltransferase, with product MKVVLFCGGYGMRMRGGTASDVPKPMAMVGPRPLIWHVMRYYAHFGHTEFILCLGYGAHHIKDFFLNYEETTSNDFVLRGGRAELLSTDIADWTISFVQTGIESPIGERLRRVREHLGGDGMFLANYADVLTDAPLPAMIERFERSDAGASMMVVPPQSSFHCVEMDEGGLVGSITAVSEMPLWENGGYFVLRQEVFDHIPENGDLVADGCAELAKRGRLLAYPYRGFWKPTDTVKERFALDEGYTRGVRPWALWDKDRVPA from the coding sequence GTGAAGGTCGTCCTGTTCTGCGGCGGGTACGGAATGCGGATGCGCGGCGGCACCGCCTCCGACGTCCCCAAGCCCATGGCCATGGTCGGTCCCCGGCCCCTGATCTGGCACGTCATGCGCTACTACGCGCACTTCGGGCACACCGAATTCATCCTCTGCCTCGGCTACGGGGCCCACCACATCAAGGACTTCTTCCTCAACTACGAGGAGACCACGTCCAACGACTTCGTGCTCCGCGGCGGGCGGGCGGAGCTGCTGTCCACCGACATCGCGGACTGGACGATCTCGTTCGTGCAGACCGGGATCGAGTCGCCGATCGGGGAGCGGCTGCGCCGGGTGCGCGAGCACCTGGGCGGCGACGGGATGTTCCTCGCCAACTACGCCGATGTGCTCACCGATGCGCCGCTGCCGGCGATGATCGAGCGGTTCGAGCGATCGGACGCCGGTGCGTCGATGATGGTCGTGCCGCCGCAGTCGTCGTTCCACTGCGTGGAAATGGACGAGGGCGGCCTGGTCGGCTCGATCACCGCGGTCAGCGAGATGCCGCTGTGGGAGAACGGCGGGTACTTCGTGCTGCGCCAGGAAGTCTTCGACCACATCCCGGAAAACGGTGACCTGGTCGCCGACGGGTGCGCCGAACTGGCCAAGCGCGGCCGCCTGCTGGCCTACCCCTACCGCGGGTTCTGGAAGCCGACGGACACCGTCAAGGAGCGGTTCGCCCTGGACGAGGGCTACACGCGCGGCGTGCGTCCGTGGGCGCTGTGGGACAAGGACCGAGTGCCGGCGTGA
- a CDS encoding 2-oxoacid:acceptor oxidoreductase subunit alpha, whose protein sequence is MSTSTNGNGVLSASRPTEVAKLDRVVIRFAGDSGDGMQLTGDRFTSEAAAFGNDLATLPNFPAEIRAPQGTIPGVSSFQVHFADYDILTPGDRPDVLVVMNPAALKANLRDVPNGGTIIVNTDEFTKRNLTKVGYDSDPLEGDTLSAFQVHKVAMSTLTQGALEGTGLGKKDAERCKNMFALGLLSWMYHRPTEGTEAFLREKFAKKPDIAEANILAFRAGWNYGETTESFATTYEVAPAKLDKGTYRQITGNTALAYGIVAAGQRAGLPVLLGTYPITPASDILHELSRHKNFGVLTFQAEDEIAGIGAALGASYGGALGVTSTSGPGIALKSETIGLGVMLELPLVVIDVQRGGPSTGLPTKTEQADLLQAMFGRNSESPLPVIAPQSPGDCFAAAIEAVRIALTYRTPVMILSDGANANGSEPWLIPDVNDLPDLSVEFASKPNAADGSGEFWPYVRDPETLAREWAVPGTPGLEHRIGGLEKQDGKGNISYDPDNHDHMVRLRQRKIDGIDVPDLEVDDPSGEARVLALGWGSTFGPIGAACRRVRKQGMPIAQAHLRHLNPFPKNLGEVLARYDRVVVPEMNLGQLAWLLRAKYLVDVQSYTKVAGLPFKAEELQHVFTDIIEGALAR, encoded by the coding sequence ATGAGCACGAGCACGAACGGCAACGGGGTGCTGTCGGCGAGCCGGCCCACTGAAGTCGCCAAGCTGGACCGCGTGGTCATCCGGTTCGCCGGCGACTCCGGCGACGGTATGCAGCTGACCGGCGACCGGTTCACCTCCGAGGCCGCGGCCTTCGGCAACGACCTGGCCACCCTGCCCAACTTCCCCGCCGAGATCCGCGCACCACAGGGCACCATCCCCGGCGTCTCGTCGTTCCAGGTGCACTTCGCCGACTACGACATCCTCACCCCGGGCGACCGGCCGGACGTCCTCGTCGTGATGAACCCGGCCGCGCTCAAGGCGAACCTGCGGGACGTGCCGAACGGGGGCACGATCATCGTCAACACCGACGAGTTCACCAAACGCAACCTGACCAAGGTCGGCTACGACTCCGACCCGCTGGAGGGCGACACGCTGTCGGCGTTCCAGGTGCACAAGGTGGCCATGTCGACCCTGACCCAGGGCGCCCTGGAGGGCACCGGGCTGGGCAAGAAGGACGCCGAGCGGTGCAAGAACATGTTCGCGCTGGGTCTGCTGTCGTGGATGTACCACCGGCCCACCGAGGGCACCGAGGCCTTCCTGCGCGAGAAGTTCGCGAAGAAGCCGGACATCGCCGAGGCCAACATCCTGGCGTTTCGGGCCGGCTGGAACTACGGCGAGACCACCGAGTCATTCGCCACGACGTACGAGGTGGCGCCGGCGAAGCTGGACAAGGGCACCTACCGGCAGATCACGGGGAACACCGCACTGGCCTACGGCATCGTGGCGGCCGGGCAGCGGGCCGGGTTGCCGGTGCTGCTGGGCACGTACCCGATCACGCCGGCGTCGGACATCCTGCACGAGCTGTCCCGGCACAAGAACTTCGGCGTGCTGACGTTCCAGGCCGAGGACGAGATCGCCGGGATCGGCGCGGCGCTGGGCGCCTCCTACGGCGGGGCGCTGGGCGTGACCTCGACGTCCGGTCCCGGTATCGCGTTGAAGTCGGAGACCATCGGCCTGGGCGTGATGCTGGAGCTGCCGCTGGTGGTGATCGACGTGCAGCGCGGTGGCCCGTCGACCGGCCTGCCGACCAAGACCGAGCAGGCCGACCTGCTGCAGGCGATGTTCGGGCGCAACAGCGAGTCCCCGCTGCCGGTGATCGCGCCGCAGTCCCCCGGCGACTGCTTCGCCGCGGCGATCGAGGCGGTCCGGATCGCGTTGACCTACCGGACGCCGGTGATGATCCTGTCCGACGGCGCCAACGCCAACGGCTCCGAGCCGTGGCTGATCCCCGACGTGAACGACCTGCCCGACCTGTCGGTCGAGTTCGCGTCCAAGCCGAACGCGGCGGACGGGTCCGGCGAGTTCTGGCCGTACGTGCGCGACCCGGAGACCCTGGCCCGCGAGTGGGCGGTGCCCGGCACCCCCGGTCTGGAACACCGCATCGGTGGCCTGGAAAAGCAGGACGGCAAGGGCAACATCTCCTACGACCCGGACAACCACGACCACATGGTCCGGCTGCGCCAGCGCAAGATCGACGGCATCGACGTGCCCGACCTGGAGGTCGACGACCCCTCCGGCGAGGCGCGGGTGCTGGCGCTCGGGTGGGGGTCGACGTTCGGGCCGATCGGCGCCGCCTGCCGCCGGGTGCGCAAGCAGGGAATGCCGATCGCGCAGGCGCACCTGCGCCACCTCAACCCGTTCCCCAAGAACCTGGGCGAGGTCCTGGCCCGCTACGACAGGGTCGTGGTGCCGGAGATGAACCTCGGCCAGCTCGCGTGGCTGCTGCGCGCGAAGTACCTCGTGGACGTGCAGTCCTACACGAAGGTCGCCGGCCTGCCGTTCAAGGCCGAAGAACTGCAGCACGTCTTCACCGACATCATCGAAGGAGCGCTGGCCCGATGA